Proteins encoded by one window of Aptenodytes patagonicus chromosome 9, bAptPat1.pri.cur, whole genome shotgun sequence:
- the GDPD2 gene encoding glycerophosphoinositol inositolphosphodiesterase GDPD2, whose translation MADPPGCCRPCATCLLCLYSCQWITTKKEKRKGLRTTKCDCSWFLFLFCVFLFTLVWLYFAIIILNDFHNFNEFIFKQRKLWLDWSLVLIIATAVLITYSAVLLVLALCLQLCGQPLKLHWLHKTLLILTALVVAAAFTGLGIKWAEEWRSARISLQATGPFLHIGIVGGMTLLAWPLATFIYRTRSTGLKVFLLLVYCTVMIALYLAPLGIASPCIMEENQLPPKPALVGHRGAPMLAPENTLMSLHKAVDCDVQVFETDVMVSADGVPFLMHDEELTRTTNVQAVFPERAALNSTTFNWTDLQQLDAGSWFLERRPFPTVQSLSAGDRYQVTEQRIPSLEQALEAAKQSNISIMFDLRPENHSDYQSFVNATLEVILQSGIPLQQVLWLPDGFREQVKQQAPGIQQVYGRKRLQNEKEPLLHVNLPYQDMSSEEIRQYRQDNISVNLYVVNQPWLFSVLWCSGVSSVTTNACQVLKEMKHPIWLLPSSTYLMIWIVVDCASFLVILWAFLLLKRCSQRRQPVESETDVLLTKINSLMQE comes from the exons ATGGCAGACccccctggctgctgccgccCCTGTGccacctgcctgctctgcctctaCAGCTGCCAGTGGATCACCACcaagaaggagaagaggaagggccTGAGAACCACCAAG TGTGACTGCAGCTggttccttttcctcttctgtgtctTCCTCTTCACACTGGTGTGGCTCTACTTCGCCATCATCATTCTCAATGATTTCCACAACTTCAATGA GTTCATCTTCAAGCAGAGGAAGTTGTGGCTAGACTGGTCCCTGGTCTTGATCATAGCTACAGCTGTGCTGATCACCTACTCAGCTGTGCTGCTG GTCCTTGCTTTGTGCTTGCAGCTCTGCGGCCAGCCCTTGAAGCTACACTGGCTGCACAAG ACCCTGCTGATCTTAACTGCCCTGGTGGTGGCTGCAGCCTTCACAGGGCTGGGAATAAAGTGGGCGGAGGAGTGGAGAAGTGCACGTATCTCCCTGCAG GCAACAGGTCCCTTCCTGCACATTGGAATTGTGGGGGGAATGACGCTCCTTGCCTGGCCCCTGGCCACCTTCATCTACCGCACCCGCAGCACAG GTCTCAAGGTGTTTCTGCTACTTGTGTACTGCACAGTGATGATCGCGCTGTATCTGGCTCCCCTGGGAATTGCCTCCCCTTGCATCATGGAGGAGAACCAGCTGCCCCCCAAGCCAGCCCTGGTTGGCCACCGAGGAGCCCCCATG CTGGCCCCCGAAAACACCCTCATGTCACTGCACAAGGCGGTGGACTGTGATGTGCAAGTCTTTGAGACAGACGTCATGGTGAG TGCTGACGGGGTCCCGTTCCTCATGCATGACGAGGAACTCACCAGGACCACCAACGTGCAGGCTGTGTTCCCTGAGAGGGCTGCCCTGAACAGCACCACCTTCAACTGGACAGACCTCCAGCAGCTGGATGCTGGCAGCTGGTTCCTGGAG CGGAGGCCGTTTCCCACTGTGCAGAGTCTTTCTGCTGGCGATCGCTACCAGGTAACTGAACAGAGGATCCCGTCCCTGGAACAGGCACTAGAGGCAGCCAAGCAGAGCAATATCTCCATCATGTTCGACCTCCGGCCTGAGAACCACAGTGACTACCAGAGCTTTGTCAATGCCACCCTGGAAGTGATCTTGCAGTCGGGCATCCCACTACAGCAG GTCCTCTGGCTGCCGGATGGGTTCAGGGAACAGGTCAAACAGCAAGCCCCAGGCATTCAGCAAGTTTATGGCCGGAAGAGACTCCAGAATGAGAAGGAGCCACTGCTGCATGTCAATCTGCCCTACCAGGACATGAGCTCTGAGGAGATCAG GCAGTACCGCCAGGACAACATCTCTGTCAACTTGTACGTGGTGAACCagccctggctcttctctgtgcTGTGGTGCTCTGGGGTGAGCTCTGTCACCACCAACGCCTGTCAGGTGCTGAAGGAGATGAAACACCCCATCTGGCTGCTT CCCAGCAGCACATACCTCATGATCTGGATTGTTGTAGACTGCGCTTCCTTCCTTGTTATCCTCTGGGCCTTCCTCTTGCTGAA GAGGTGCTCCCAGAGGAGACAGCCGGTGG AGTCCGAGACGGATGTGCTGCTCACAAAGATCAACAGCTTGATGCAAGAGTGA